ATCAACGGTATGGGCAACCTCGCTTTTCAATCCTTTCATGCCCGTGACTATCCTGTTGTGATGGCTATCATTTTTATAGCGGCGCTCACAACGTTGATTGGAACCGTGGTTTCAGATATTCTTCTTCACTATATCGACCCGCGAACAAGAGAAATGGCCACAAAATGAAGTCGGTTCTGCCCATATTGACCCGGTCAAAAACCCTGCTTACAGCTGGACTTGTTCTGCTTTTCCTTGCCCTTTTTGCTCCATTTCTCGCCGGAAACCAACCTATTTTGGTCAATCTCAACGGAGCGCTTCATTTCCCCGTGTTGAAAGGTGACACTGACTACACCATGAGAGTGGCCGCACTTGCTCAAAACAAAGACCTGCAGTGGATGGTGAAACCTCCGGTTCCCTTTTCACCGCATGATATGGATTTGCAACGCGTGGCTGTTCCTCCGTTCTCAAAAGCCGCTATTCCCGGGATTGAAAACACCCGCCACTGGTTAGGCACGGACGAATTAGGAAGAGACGTACTTGCGCAAGTAATTCATGGCAGCAGAACTTCGCTCATGATTGCGCTGATCGCGGTTGCCCTGGCCGTAATGATAGGCATACTGCTCGGCGCCCTGGGCGGCTATTGGCACAACCGCAATTTGCAACTTCATTTTCTGACTTTTTTCTTTTGGGTTGTGCTTGTGGTTCTTGTTGCTCACGTGGCATGGGTAGCATGGCAAATTCAGAGTTGGATGACGTCAGCCCTCCTTCTAATCCCCGTGCTTACCTTTATATACCTCCTCCGGCGAGTCAATCAATGGCTATTAAAATCACGGGTCAAAAATTGGAGCATAATGCTCACGCCCGACGCATGGGTTCTCTGGGTGGTTCACCTGATTACAGCTCTCCCTGCTTACTTCATTTTAATTGCTTTGCTAGCCGTGTGGAGAGACGTTTCGGCTGTGGGACTTTCGGTCATTTTGGGCTTACTGATGTGGCCCGACATAGCCCGGCTCATGAGAGCTTCTGTAATTTCCGTGCGCAACGAGGCCTACATTGATGCCACCAGCGCACTCGGAATCAGCCCCTGGAGAGTAGTCCTCCGACACATTGCACCCAATGCATGGCGCTCAGCGCTCACAACCATAGGTTTTGCTGTGGGGGCGGCCATTGTTGCAGAGTCTTTTCTGTCTTTTATCGGTATCGCATCAGCCAATACCGTTTCGTGGGGAACGCTCCTTGCATCTTCGCGCGCCAACCCCGAATGGTGGTGGCTTTCTGTATTTCCCGGGCTTGCATTGATTTCGGCTGTGCTGGTATTTTACC
The sequence above is a segment of the Cryomorphaceae bacterium genome. Coding sequences within it:
- a CDS encoding ABC transporter permease; this encodes MKSVLPILTRSKTLLTAGLVLLFLALFAPFLAGNQPILVNLNGALHFPVLKGDTDYTMRVAALAQNKDLQWMVKPPVPFSPHDMDLQRVAVPPFSKAAIPGIENTRHWLGTDELGRDVLAQVIHGSRTSLMIALIAVALAVMIGILLGALGGYWHNRNLQLHFLTFFFWVVLVVLVAHVAWVAWQIQSWMTSALLLIPVLTFIYLLRRVNQWLLKSRVKNWSIMLTPDAWVLWVVHLITALPAYFILIALLAVWRDVSAVGLSVILGLLMWPDIARLMRASVISVRNEAYIDATSALGISPWRVVLRHIAPNAWRSALTTIGFAVGAAIVAESFLSFIGIASANTVSWGTLLASSRANPEWWWLSVFPGLALISAVLVFYRLSGLLISSPEKKA